Proteins encoded within one genomic window of Aspergillus nidulans FGSC A4 chromosome VII:
- a CDS encoding mRNA splicing protein SMD1 (transcript_id=CADANIAT00008778), with protein sequence MKLVRFLMKCANETVTIELKNGTILHGTITSVSPQMNTSLRTVKMTPKGRDPISLDTINIRGSTIRYYILPDSLPLDTLLIDDTPKPKNKARKEADRGRGGGRGGPRGRGRGRGRGRGRGF encoded by the exons ATGAAGCTCGTTCG GTTCTTAATGAAGTGCGCCAATGAGACGGTAACCATCGAGCTGAAGAATG GCACAATCCTCCACGGAACTATCACCTCCGTCAGCCCGCAAATGAACACCTCCCTGCGAACCGTCAAGATGACACCCAAGGGTCGGGACCCAATTTCGCTGGACACGATCAACATCCGTGGCTCCACGATCCGCTACTATATCCTGCCGGACAGTCTGCCGCTTGACACTCTGCTCATCGACGACACGCCCAAGCCGAAGAACAAGGCGCGTAAGGAGGCCGATCGTGGCCGGGGTGGTGGTCGCGGTGGACCCAGAGGGCGTGGCAGGGGCCGGGGACGGGGCCGGGGTCGTGGTTTCTAA
- a CDS encoding uncharacterized protein (transcript_id=CADANIAT00008782), which yields MNDSGHTGFDETYFIVTWVEFVIAIFLLAARCHTALCIVKRVAADLPLAILTFILGAASMVMLTLAAQAGLGVPGPVLNMTENRYALLFGWLNQFFALIAIGLGKLTIVAFLQQIQGYHTLFRTIFLWTLAGSNFIVNCIAAALAIVQCDPVQRLWAESLPGECPGRERIQIFGYVQGAWSALCDFALALFPVVLFARIRAISIPTRIGLCLLMGSGVVAGACTIVKTIRLSNLTTFTDATHQMGNVIVWNQSEMWLVFIVSCLPPTKVFFASLCSGGAKSLSSLYGRLGWHGSSEEGQIAVY from the exons ATGAACGATTCTGGGCATACAGGCTTTGACGAGACTTATTTCATCGTCACTTGGGTTGAGTTCGTCATAGCCATATTCCTCTTAGCAGCTAGATGTCACACAGCCCTCTGCATTGTAAAAAGAGTCGCTGCTGACCTGCCGCTGGCGATCCTCACCTTC ATCCTCGGCGCCGCCAGCATGGTAATGCTCACACTCGCCGCACAAGCAGGCCTAGGCGTCCCCGGGCCAGTCTTAAACATGACCGAAAACCGTTATGCGCTCCTGTTCGGGTGGCTCAACCAATTCTTCGCTCTAATTGCCATTGGGCTCGGAAAACTTACCATTGTTGCCTTCctccagcagatccagggTTATCATACGCTCTTTCGCACGATATTTCTGTGGACGCTAGCAGGGAGCAATTTCATCGTCAATTGTATTGCGGCCGCTCTGGCTATTGTGCAGTGTGATCCTGTTCAGAGGCTCTGGGCTGAATCTCTTCCTGGAGAGTGTCCGGGAAGGGAACGCATCCAGATTTTCGGATATGTGCAGGGAG CCTGGTCTGCCCTCTGCGACTTTGCGTTGGCCCTCTTCCCGGTTGTTCTCTTCGCTAGAATCCGTGCAATTTCGATCCCAACTCGTATCGGATTGTGCCTCCTGATGGGTAGCGGGGTAGT TGCGGGCGCCTGTACAATCGTCAAAACCATCCGACTGAGCAACTTGACGACCTTTACTGACGCGACCC ACCAAATGGGCAATGTTATTGTGTGGAATCA GAGCGAGATGTGGCTTGTATTCATTGTTAGCTGTCTCCCGCCCACGAAGGTGTTCTTTGCTAGTTTGTGCAGTGGAGGAGCCAAGAGTCTTTCGTCGCTTTATGGCCGCCTAGGATGGCATGGGTCGAGTGAGGAGGGGCAGATAGCCGTCTACTAA
- a CDS encoding V-type ATPase assembly factor PKR1 (transcript_id=CADANIAT00008783), with translation MASFVEELWSSIFTAGPTPTLLLATNTTFAALQTLLFVLLLATYSIHFVILSILSGALWYSINWFAQELKQSQGQSARQEISSEKTAETAKFTESDAKTRGTTEGADSDTETEHVMSLNTGQPSESAPQSATASTSLQVPDGSSEVRKRLSLSGDSSGYASTDSEWEKVDDKSAK, from the coding sequence ATGGCATCCTTTGTGGAGGAGCTGTGGTCGAGCATATTCACTGCAGGCCCGACCCCAACTCTCCTCCTTGCTACCAACACCACCTTTGCCGCCTTGCAAACTCTCCTCTTCGTTCTCCTTCTAGCCACATACAGCATTCATTTTGTTATCCTATCGATCCTCTCGGGCGCGCTCTGGTATTCGATCAACTGGTTTGCTCAGGAGTTGAAGCAAAGCCAAGGTCAGTCGGCTCGGCAGGAAATATCATCAGAGAAGACGGCCGAGACGGCCAAGTTTACAGAGAGTGATGCAAAGACGCGTGGGACAACAGAGGGTGCGGATAGTGACACAGAGACAGAACATGTAATGAGCCTGAATACGGGGCAGCCGTCTGAATCAGCCCCACAATCAGCCACTGCGTCGACTTCACTTCAGGTTCCTGATGGCTCGAGCGAAGTTCGAAAGCGCCTTAGTCTGAGCGGCGACAGTTCCGGGTACGCAAGTACTGATAGTGAATGGGAAAAGGTGGATGACAAGAGTGCAAAGTGA
- a CDS encoding succinate dehydrogenase assembly factor 3 (transcript_id=CADANIAT00008776), whose translation MRIFTRLLYAAPSNMGSAASLSEALALLPPIPLYRRILRVHRKKLDPEMRILGDSYVKSEFRAHRGTENPLHIIGFLTEWQLYAQKLEGDSWIGEKLDQGKLDKMSDQQLGQLYELMQTIQNKDGKGEGEGESEK comes from the exons ATGCGTATCTTCACCCGCCTCCTCTACGCCGCCCCATCGAACATGGGCTCGGCCGCGAGCCTCAGCGAagccctcgccctcctcccGCCCATCCCGCTCTACCGCCGCATCCTCCGAGTACACCGCAAGAAGCTCGATCCCGAGATGCGCATCCTAGGGGACTCATATGTGAAGAGCGAATTCCGCGCCCATCGGGGAACGGAGAATCCGTTGCATATC ATCGGGTTCCTTACGGAGTGGCAGCTTTATGCGCAGAAGCTTGAGGGAGATTCGTGGATTggtgagaagctggatcAGGGCAAGTTGGATAAAATGAGCG ACCAGCAACTCGGACAGTTGTATGAGTTGATGCAGACGATCCAGAACAAAGATGGGAAaggtgaaggagaaggggagagCGAGAAGTAG
- a CDS encoding uncharacterized protein (transcript_id=CADANIAT00008781), which translates to MSIILFLAFAAQSARIDLVGSLQGVNYQVDARHLGQAEKLQSAERL; encoded by the exons ATGTCCATTATCCTCTTC CTTGCTTTCGCGGCTCAGAGCGCTCGTATCGATCTGGTCGGGTCATTACAAGGTGTCAATTATCAAGTAGATGCTCGCCACCTCGGGCAAGCTGAGAAGCTCCAGTCAGCTGAACGGCTCTAA
- a CDS encoding uncharacterized protein (transcript_id=CADANIAT00008779): protein MAELGSAYADAGVISDLDQLCDEEEDLDSSVSTASAGEEFQTEVVQSHSEEAAVSQPHPDGPTVPMKESPPSKAFVEKRSLSMTSATGRDATIVQETKGPARRLNLLDLPVDLLQDIIKEVTHTNDLTSLALTCSALHSLAVPQMYSRFDIVWPDAFPQSDHPGGVDALSYGLATLVMGEDIFREVPTTNAAQRCAHCECNRQQSQNRQASGRIRRGNYFAQYTRKFSVGNGPSDWVQEYSVTKETGKMLGTLVALAVARMVNLETFIWDMPTGVVRDVWIALSSLADRPGHECRLENVWIRWHDNSENAVRSLSGVPTASSLTLPETQNILAPPPASTSLFRRYGHVEYPSLSILPPLKSLSVLDIDEPSYLEEMAVLIRRSRDRLRELRIGISSKVYQASWLKPQGASHVEQTPSNLVSGWPRAGGVLGAILGWPSRHANESSFQQEDPVKGDIGDITVVMDAVTSVDSPIEVLSPQTLNTTSTQDVAEAQDIADAGNSPPISSHETQQVQVLGSKAPRESLRKPSKTIYSFTSGSDQELLKLEVLELERIPISAAVLLDTIDWTRVTTLTILRCEGHEKLWRSLRRRFSPSAAPHTSTRHGRSEEDRAQPEYALRIKHIHTDAVSPYLLLFIKDTLQPNTLETVFLHGSPLHDSAVHIEGIYRNVIRTHRSSLRKLLVDSTERSPAGVEIVNSRWQKWMFTREVITFITSGRMPKLKELSMTIDSKDWHYFLQRLPNIPQLRALHISHIVRPLHLDLKELAMQVLDIVTLRPEISISYLGMQSKCYEILEGKGNEYDLAETDDIHSEGFVPGAENWAGSDTNEEGSDEDDEGATMDSQSDLSSEDHRSLDDDDASDYDYGRPRVSFGLREILFYDDKIAIFKARHGVL, encoded by the exons ATGGCCGAACTTGGCAGCGCCTATGCGGATGCCGGGGTCATATCTGATTTGGATCAGTTAtgcgatgaagaggaagaccTGGACTCTTCTGTTAGTACTGCCTCGGCGGGCGAGGAGTTCCAAACAGAGGTGGTTCAATCACATTCAGAAGAGGCCGCGGTGTCGCAACCTCATCCAGATGGACCCACTGTGCCCATGAAGGAATCACCACCCTCAAAGGCCTTTGTTGAAAAGAGATCGCTTTCTATGACGTCCGCAACGGGCCGCGATGCGACGATTGTCCAAGAGACTAAGGGACCAGCAAGGCGTCTAAATCTCCTAGATCTTCCTGTGGATCTCCTGCAAGACATCATCAAAGAG GTTACGCATACGAATGACCTGACATCTCTGGCCCTTACCTGTTCCGCACTCCATTCCCTTGCAGTTCCCCAAATGTACTCTCGATTCGATATCGTCTGGCCAGATGCCTTCCCACAATCTGATCACCCAGGGGGAGTAGATGCTCTTTCTTATGGCCTGGCAACACTGGTAATGGGAGAAGACATATTTCGTGAAGTTCCTACTACGAATGCAGCACAGCGGTGTGCCCACTGCGAGTGCAACCGCCAACAATCGCAGAATCGGCAGGCCAGTGGGCGAATTCGACGTGGTAACTATTTTGCACAGTATACACGAAAGTTTTCGGTTGGAAACGGGCCGTCAGATTGGGTCCAAGAATATTCGGTTACTAAAGAGACGGGAAAGATGCTCGGAACACTCGTTGCTTTGGCCGTGGCTCGGATGGTCAATCTGGAGACTTTTATTTGGGACATGCCCACTGGCGTTGTTAGAGACGTATGGATTGCGCTTTCATCGCTAGCAGACCGACCGGGACATGAGTGTCGTTTGGAGAACGTTTGGATACGGTGGCACGATAACTCCGAGAATGCGGTTCGCTCTTTATCAGGAGTGCCCACTGCGTCTTCATTAACTCTGCCTGAGACCCAAAATATCCTGGCTCCGCCGCCTGCTAGCACGTCTCTTTTCAGGAGATATGGGCATGTAGAGTATCCCTCCCTCTCGATACTACCCCCTCTGAAAAGCTTGAGCGTCCTTGATATAGACGAGCCGTCATACTTAGAGGAAATGGCTGTACTCATCAGACGCTCCCGTGATAGACTTAGGGAGCTGCGTATCGGCATCTCCTCGAAAGTTTATCAGGCCTCGTGGTTAAAACCACAAGGAGCCTCGCATGTTGAGCAAACACCTTCCAATCTCGTGTCCGGGTGGCCAAGGGCTGGTGGAGTTCTTGGGGCGATTTTGGGCTGGCCCAGTCGCCATGCAAACGAATCCTCTTTCCAACAAGAAGATCCCGTTAAAGGAGACATTGGTGACATTACTGTAGTAATGGACGCAGTTACCTCAGTTGATAGTCCCATTGAAGTTCTCTCTCCTCAAACTCTCAATACGACGTCGACTCAAGATGTGGCCGAGGCACAGGATATTGCCGATGCAGGGAATAGTCCGCCTATTAGCTCTCATGAAACGCAACAAGTACAGGTTCTTGGGTCCAAAGCTCCGCGAGAGTCTTTGAGGAAGCCTTCAAAAACGATTTATTCATTCACCTCTGGTTCAGACCAAGAACTGCTGAAGTTGGAGGTCCTGGAACTGGAGCGTATCCCTATCTCTGCAGCAGTCTTACTAGACACAATCGATTGGACCCGAGTTACCACCCTTACCATTCTTCGCTGCGAAGGCCACGAAAAGTTGTGGAGAAGCCTTCGTCGTCGGTTCTCTCCTTCAGCGGCACCGCACACTAGTACAAGACATGGTAGAAGCGAGGAAGATAGGGCCCAGCCTGAATACGCCTTGAGAATCAAGCACATCCATACGGATGCCGTCTCGCCATATCTCTTGCTTTTCATCAAAGATACTCTTCAGCCTAACACCCTGGAGACCGTATTTCTTCATGGATCTCCCCTTCATGACTCTGCCGTTCACATTGAGGGGATATATCGGAATGTGATACGGACACATAGGTCGAGCTTGAGGAAACTTTTAGTAGATAGTACCGAACGGTCTCCAGCAGGAGTGGAGATCGTGAACTCGCGATGGCAAAAATGGATGTTCACTCGCGAGGTCATCACTTTTATAACAAGCGGGCGAATGCCTAAGCTGAAGGAGCTCTCTATGACCATAGACTCTAAAGACTGG CATTACTTCCTGCAAAGACTACCTAACATTCCTCAACTTCGTGCCCTCCACATCTCTCATATTGTCCGTCCCTTACACCTCGACCTGAAAGAGCTCGCCATGCAGGTCCTTGACATAGTAACACTGCGGCCAGAAATCAGCATCAGCTATTTAGGCATGCAGAGCAAATGCTATGAGATCCTTGAAGGCAAGGGCAATGAGTACGATCTGGCCGAAACAGACGACATTCACAGTGAGGGCTTTGTCCCAGGTGCCGAGAATTGGGCCGGGTCCGACACGAACGAGGAAGGGtctgatgaagacgacgaaggagCGACGATGGATTCGCAATCCGACTTATCCTCGGAGGATCATAGATcgctggatgatgatgatgcttcCGACTATGATTATGGTCGACCGCGCGTGTCTTTTGGCTTGCGTGAGATTCTGTTCTATGATGACAAAATTGCTATCTTCAAAGCCCGGCATGGCGTTCTATGA
- a CDS encoding S-adenosylmethionine-dependent MTQ2p-like methyltransferase (transcript_id=CADANIAT00008777), whose amino-acid sequence MLPTPDTSHVSFDTIYEPSEDSYLFLDTLSSASESAWLKSRFPSSTPSPLLLEVGSGSGVVLAFLTANSPLILGRADVLALATDVNKNACAATQKTVTVAVEERQSEIDKDAGAQAEARSVCLSAVVGDLCTSLRAGSVDILLFNPPYVPTEELPAIPSTSDAAANELELSRSAKFERDSYYLSLTYAGGRDGMETTDRLLESIPEVLDPDRGVAYVLLCAQNRPEEVKGRIRGWGGGWRAESVGNSGVQAGWEKLVIVRIWKE is encoded by the coding sequence atgcttcCGACTCCAGACACCTCGCATGTCTCCTTCGACACAATCTACGAGCCCTCCGAAGACTCctacctcttcctcgacaccctctcctccgcctccgaaTCCGCCTGGCTGAAATCACGAttcccttcttcaacgccatcgcctctccttctcgaaGTCGGCTCCGGTTCCGGAGTCGTCCTCGCTTTCCTAACGGCAAATTCACCTCTTATCCTCGGCCGCGCGGATGTCCTTGCGCTTGCGACAGACGTTAACAAAAACGCCTGCGCTGCGACACAAAAAACTGTTACTGTGGCTGTGGAAGAGCGGCAATCGGAGATAGATAAGGATGCGGGTGCGCAGGCGGAGGCAAGGTCCGTCTGCCTGTCCGCGGTTGTAGGGGACCTCTGCACATCCCTCCGCGCTGGAAGCGTGGACATTCTCCTCTTTAACCCGCCTTATGTGCCGACGGAGGAATTACCCGCTATACCGTCCACTTCTGATGCTGCGGCGAACGAATTGGAACTGTCACGGAGCGCAAAATTCGAGCGCGACTCCTACTACCTCTCCCTTACCTATGCTGGGGGCCGGGATGGAATGGAGACGACGGACAGGTTACTCGAGTCGATACCGGAGGTGCTGGATCCGGATCGCGGCGTTGCGTACGTCTTGCTCTGTGCGCAGAATCGGCCAGAGGAGGTCAAGGGTAGGATTCGGGGATGGGGAGGCGGTTGGAGGGCTGAGAGTGTTGGGAACAGTGGGGTGCAAGCCGGGTGGGAGAAGTTGGTTATTGTAAGGATTTGGAAGGAATAA
- a CDS encoding uncharacterized protein (transcript_id=CADANIAT00008780), translated as MASVFTYDPDPPRVSSPWSTSGSSTPQVVIVGNRNTAARTRSSTSLYSAGHDFLSDYGISKLEPEPQEGPTEYKLHLLLRPRRPYTSISTGHLVGGSYHSRASLSTSGPAAAASSTEEPSLRLPQSRSIDSRQQRLQQLTTQLLWRLQQSSPFHSSTTANLVLPVLPEATPRLGATSKPSRLLPGLEESQGALYEIGVADDGTFVGLIHDELEESLSNLQAMAASLGCKVELLRRVVVGNCEWVEDQGSEELNPGKVHTENLWVAEALVSPDWDYYRAEPCVTEPLEKLSKSDLAPNPMSEGYVSSTSQIRVSIAGPNTVGKSSLLGTLTSSVLDNGRGTSRLGLLKHRHEISSGVTSSVAHELIGYTPTPSTDGFDVVNYASGNVAAWDDIHAASKGGRLAFVSDLPGSVRYLKSTLRGLVSWAPHFVFLCIAAICEEEVSSRPGPDSAEQAMDINLALSYLELCIKLGIPVVVVITKMDLASRGGLRNILAKVLSALKVSGKKPAMLPVQSNSVEEGVDLQHINSAEAEEVRKLIAATHDWTATVPIVLTSAVDGSGIDKLHALLRNLPIPSRPPVRYISMPKSLPAPQHPSNVFDVDEVFAIPPSKVYSEQRQQNPGVVLCGLVRYGSISVGDELVIGPVTINTALENGNCPGAQRLGSDRHFSQHGSYRSRPPSGEFSSSFLQSSYTGKSASTVQALWQHVRVVSVRNLRLSVQKLTEDQVGTIGIEPLCATPSEQPPRLGKIRKGAILASEPLSSGTCPLLPITGFVASFSSSEFSSSLSPPVLLGGNAIAYIANVRTTVKLTCLALAGDEIISSPPSPTELEFFSFDADSPSKPNVNKVVSSSDTTMHGTIDITFSFVVSTEWVEVGSKVFIMPGASAALASAEGSSSPSGLEGFVGHVREVIYAEEGGI; from the coding sequence ATGGCCTCTGTTTTCACTTACGATCCGGACCCCCCTAGGGTGTCTTCCCCTTGGTCTACCTCAGGATCTTCAACCCCCCAAGTGGTTATAGTTGGCAATCGAAACACGGCCGCTCGCACCCGCTCCAGCACTAGCTTGTATAGTGCAGGGCATGATTTCCTTTCTGATTATGGGATCTCTAAGCTGGAGCCAGAACCGCAAGAAGGTCCCACAGAGTACAAATTACATCTTCTCTTGCGCCCTCGGCGTCCCTATACTTCTATTTCTACGGGCCACCTTGTGGGTGGGTCTTATCATTCCCGTGCAAGCTTGTCTACATCCGGCcccgcagccgcagcatccTCAACTGAGGAGCCGAGCTTGAGATTGCCTCAGAGCCGCTCCATAGATAGCCGCCAGCAACGCCTGCAGCAGTTGACAACTCAGCTACTATGGCGCTTGCAGCAATCGTCGCCATTCCATTCTTCTACGACGGCCAACCTAGTGCTTCCAGTTCTACCGGAAGCAACGCCCAGACTGGGCGCGACTTCAAAACCGTCACGCcttcttcctggccttgAGGAAAGCCAAGGTGCTCTCTACGAAATTGGGGTTGCGGATGACGGGACATTTGTAGGGCTTATTCATGACGAACTAGAGGAGAGTTTGTCCAATCTAcaagccatggctgccaGTTTGGGTTGCAAAGTTGAACTTCTCCGCAGAGTAGTCGTCGGCAATTGCGAATGGGTCGAGGATCAAGGATCCGAAGAATTAAATCCGGGTAAAGTGCATACTGAGAACCTCTGGGTTGCGGAGGCGCTGGTAAGCCCAGACTGGGACTACTATCGTGCAGAGCCATGTGTGACCGAACCACTTGAGAAGCTGTCCAAATCGGACCTCGCTCCAAATCCAATGTCGGAAGGGTACGTTTCTAGCACTAGTCAGATCAGAGTATCTATTGCAGGGCCAAATACTGTTGGCAAATCCTCCCTTCTTGGTACATTAACGTCATCTGTCTTGGACAATGGGAGGGGAACGAGCAGATTGGGCCTATTAAAACACAGGCACGAAATCTCATCCGGTGTAACGAGCTCTGTTGCGCACGAGCTTATAGGATACACTCCAACGCCATCCACAGACGGCTTTGATGTGGTCAACTATGCCTCAGGGAACGTTGCAGCCTGGGACGATATTCACGCCGCCTCCAAGGGCGGTCGTCTAGCGTTTGTCTCCGACCTCCCCGGCTCAGTGCGATACTTGAAATCTACATTACGGGGACTTGTCAGCTGGGCTCCTCACTTCGTGTTCCTCTGCATTGCTGCCATTtgtgaggaagaggtttcttcaaggccaggCCCCGATTCTGCAGAACAAGCGATGGACATCAATCTAGCTTTATCGTATCTGGAGCTCTGCATAAAACTGGGCATCCCGGTTGTTGTGGTTATTACGAAGATGGACCTCGCGTCCCGAGGTGGCCTGAGGAATATTCTCGCCAAAGTGTTAtctgcattgaaggtctccGGCAAGAAGCCAGCCATGCTCCCTGTCCAATCCAATTCAGTTGAGGAGGGCGTAGACCTACAGCATATCAACTCggcagaagcggaagaagtgAGGAAACTCATAGCCGCAACGCATGATTGGACTGCAACAGTGCCTATTGTACTCACGAGTGCTGTTGATGGCTCAGGCATAGACAAGCTTCATGCCCTTCTTCGGAATCTACCTATTCCTTCCAGGCCACCCGTAAGGTACATCAGCATGCCGAAGTCATTGCCAGCTCCCCAACACCCATCGAATGTCTTCGACGTCGACGAAGTTTTTGCAATTCCTCCCTCAAAGGTCTATTCAGAACAACGTCAACAGAACCCCGGTGTGGTCCTCTGTGGTTTGGTCCGTTACGGCTCTATTTCCGTTGGTGATGAGCTAGTCATCGGGCCTGTCACAATCAACACTGCGCTGGAAAACGGAAATTGTCCAGGGGCTCAAAGGCTTGGTTCAGACCGCCATTTTTCGCAACATGGCTCTTACAGAAGTCGGCCACCGTCCGGAGaattctcatcctcattccTCCAGAGCTCATACACAGGAAAGTCTGCTTCAACTGTCCAAGCACTTTGGCAGCATGTTCGAGTTGTTAGCGTCCGCAATCTTCGACTTTCAGTCCAGAAGTTGACCGAAGACCAAGTAGGCACCATTGGAATCGAGCCTCTATGCGCCACCCCTTCCGAGCAACCTCCGCGCCTAGGCAAGATTCGAAAAGGTGCGATTCTAGCCAGTGAGCCATTGTCTTCTGGCACTTGTCCGTTGTTGCCCATTACCGGGTTCGTAGCTAGTTTCTCGTCCAGCGaattctcatcttccttgtctccCCCAGTTTTGCTGGGTGGCAATGCAATAGCGTATATTGCGAACGTTCGAACAACAGTGAAACTGACCTGTTTGGCCCTTGCTGGTGATGAAATCATATCCTCGCCCCCATCACCTACAGAATTGGAGTTTTTCAGCTTTGACGCAGACTCGCCAAGCAAGCCGAATGTGAATAAGGTGGTCAGCTCCTCTGACACCACAATGCATGGTACTATCGATATAACGTTCTCGTTTGTTGTCTCAACTGAATGGGTTGAAGTGGGATCTAAGGTATTTATAATGCCGGGGGCATCAGCTGCGTTGGCTTCTGCAGAAGGCTCTAGCTCACCTTCGGGCTTGGAAGGATTCGTTGGTCATGTTCGCGAAGTAATTTACGCTGAGGAAGGTGGAATCTGA
- a CDS encoding protein ngn2 (transcript_id=CADANIAT00008775), protein MPSILEDPNTKIQPSDSLLLSLKSPAFNTPLKTTTKTGANVTLYPITNGPSSLPQSLLRFLHAEFSAEIERGCTYPMEQPMKFEAFGEYWFGMFGVVAVLDQEGDGEGGLSVDSERDWGKECLGTFYVKPNYPARNQGVGMVMGKAYLHFAPLLGYKYSVFNLVFENNVASVKIWERLGFSVIGRVPGAARLANSETPVDALIIGKDLTGEAVVENA, encoded by the exons ATGCCCTCTATCCTTGAAGATCCCAACACAAAGATCCAACCATCAGattccctcctcctctccttaaAATCCCCAGCCTTCAATACCCCCCTCAAGACGACAACCAAGACAGGCGCGAATGTAACCCTCTACCCGATCACAAACGGCCCATCATCTCTTCCACAGAGTCTCTTGCGCTTTTTACACGCCGAGTTCAGCGCGGAGATTGAGAGGGGCTGTACGTATCCAATGGAACAGCCGATGAAGTTTGAGGCGTTCGGCGAGTATTGGTTTGGGATGTTTGGGGTTGTGGCTGTCCTGGATCAGGAAGGGGATGGTGAGGGCGGTTTATCTGTGGACAGTGAGAGGGATTGGGGAAAGGAATGCTTGGGAACGTTTTATGTTAAGCCTAATTATCCTG CGAGGAACCAGGGAGTGGGCATGGTGATGGGCAAGGCGTACTTGCACTTTGCTCCGTTGTTG GGCTACAAATACTCCGTCTTCAACCTTGTTTTCGAAAACAACGTTGCCTCGgtcaagatctgggagaGGCTTGGGTTCAGCGTTATTGGTCGTGTGCCGGGGGCAGCGAGGTTGGCGAACAGTGAAACGCCTGTTGATGCATTGATTATTGGGAAAGACCTGACAGGAGAAGCTGTAGTAGAAAACGCCTAG